Proteins found in one Ornithorhynchus anatinus isolate Pmale09 chromosome 8, mOrnAna1.pri.v4, whole genome shotgun sequence genomic segment:
- the LOC114813689 gene encoding LOW QUALITY PROTEIN: putative vomeronasal receptor-like protein 4 (The sequence of the model RefSeq protein was modified relative to this genomic sequence to represent the inferred CDS: inserted 3 bases in 2 codons), with amino-acid sequence MAIDVAQGVSFLYQTRLGILGNSSLITLYLTSFHLGSKPKPXDLTIVHLALVHTVMLLTRWIVMASGMLGLQLVQNDAECKLFSYVYRITQALSICTTALLSVXPAITISPSTSYLFQLKVQIPNAILPVLAILWIPNSLISTNLLFQMFASSNTTNMDANCYLVPINTLLQGLILTFMALRDILSLGLMSCCSGYMFLLLHRHGQQVQHLHSHSQVPKTLPEKRATQTIVLLVSCFVVFYCGDLVLSLFLGSYMKNNAALLNAAMFVANGYATISPFVLLTCDRRVIKFLADFLGNRTLKSPQKTMLSARPL; translated from the exons ATGGCTATTGATGTGGCTCAGGGAGTTAGTTTCCTCTACCAGACCAGACTAGGTATCCTGGGGAACTCCTCCCTCATCACACTCTATCTCACTTCATTccacctgggttccaaaccgaaGC CAGACCTGACCATCgtccacctggccctggtccacacTGTGATGCTTCTTACAAGGTGGATCGTCATGGCATCAGGGATGTTGGGGCTGCagcttgtccagaatgatgctgagtgtaagctcttctcctatgtctaccgcatcacccaggccctctccatctgcaccactgCCCTCCTGAGTGT TccagccatcaccatcagtcctagcacctcctatctgttccagctcaaggttcagatcccaaATGCCATCCTCCCggtcttagccatcttgtggattcccaactcGCTGATAAGCACCAACCTTCTGTTTCAAATGTTTGCCTCTTCCAATACAACCAACATGGATGCCAACTGTTATTTGGTGCCTATAAACAcactcctccaggggctgattctcaccttcatggctctccgcgacatcctctccctggggctcatgagctgctgcagtgggtacaTGTTCCTTCTCCTGCACCGACACGGGCAGCAGGTCCAGCATCTTCACAGTCACAGCCAAGTCCCCAAAACATTGCCTGAGAAacgagccacccagaccattgtgctgctggtgagctgctttgtagtcttTTACTGTGGAGACCTTGTCTTATCCCTGTTTCTAGGGTCATACATGAAAAATAATGCTGCCCTCCTGAATGCAGCCATGTTTGTGGCTAATGGATATGCCACTATCAGCCCCTTTgtgttgctcacctgtgacagaagggtcattaagttcctagctgattttctggggaataggACCCTCAAATCACCTCAGAAAACAATGTTATCTGCCAGACCTCTTTGA